A genomic stretch from Phaeodactylum tricornutum CCAP 1055/1 chromosome 22, whole genome shotgun sequence includes:
- a CDS encoding predicted protein — MDMTTQSKNPLSAQTSLNPLKGVLYPIQLQLGQGVVVLSIATSVFLWEVSYYAFWITMTCFAGSLVICWVPWGWVLRWIFRIAVACHLRAVDDDCGSILVVCGRPEPNGGGKGECRFTDIPLPTLYAEAYDPDTATPVTITERKFGQNLSGDMIPVREVQAAEAKKESTGSSESKKRGFLRSRRRNGACTEWSELTISLPLASDTLINFRLLYRSPLVKTQVLHTVTLLVSGVRDPSALYFILSQNCINALIACTLPPALETTPALYVGLINLGGSPPQLFPFLAVHEPTNDHVHFPLSSVTLETATSACAYAQSNAYVYFTCLNLIVDLMQNQYAPIREWIRGAEREQCLLASHLAALLRRMYQRIANLATGPVVDDVRSNAIVSQLTVNGLHEELDALNDVFFCGIQGLNVRLCEDFLQTVVFVLFCLDCYHHKKAKSLMVGIVDADVIPEKEPQAQVTVFVSAKLFQRLEYAPLVHMLAVALLHSRSAPFWTSTQPQGTRSPDYIFTSALDSMGSSGIVENVSPGFDECDAEKLDSFHRLATCFPTGIAFEDCKFHQH, encoded by the exons ATGGATATGACTACACAAAGCAAAAACCCACTCTCAGCACAGACGTCGTTGAATCCTCTCAAAGGTGTCTTGTATCCAATTCAGTTGCAATTGGGTCAAGGTGTTGTGGTGCTTAGTATCGCCACGAGCGTTTTTCTTTGGGAGGTATCTTACTACGCCTTTTGGATTACCATGACGTGTTTTGCCGGATCTCTTGTGATTTGTTGGGTTCCGTGGGGCTGGGTTCTGCGTTGGATCTTTAGAATTGCAGTGGCTTGTCATCTCCGGGCCGTGGATGATGATTGTGGATCAATACTAGTTGTTTGTGGAAGACCCGAACCTAACGGAGGAGGAAAGGGAGAATgca GGTTCACCGATATTCCGTTGCCTACTTTGTATGCGGAAGCCTACGATCCAGACACTGCTACTCCAGTGACTATCACAGAGCGCAAGTTTGGACAAAACTTGTCGGGCGACATGATCCCTGTTCGTGAGGTTCAGGCGGCCGAAGCGAAAAAGGAGAGTACTGGTTCGTCGGAAAGCAAGAAGCGAGGGTTTTTACGATCTCGTCGCCGGAACGGTGCTTGCACGGAGTGGTCTG AACTAACCATCTCTCTCCCTCTCGCTTCGGACACTCTCATCAACTTTCGTCTACTCTACAGGAGTCCCCTGGTCAAAACACAAGTGCTACACACCGTGACACTGCTGGTGTCCGGGGTACGCGACCCGTCCGCGTTATACTTTATTTTATCCCAAAACTGTATCAATGCATTGATTGCCTGTACTTTACCGCCAGCACTGGAGACCACACCAGCACTCTACGTTGGCCTCATTAAT CTGGGTGGATCACCACCCCAgctctttcctttcttggcAGTCCACGAACCCACGAACGATCACGTCCATTTTCCGCTCTCTTCCGTGACACTTGAGACTGCCACGAGCGCGTGCGCGTACGCTCAGTCCAATGCCTACGTATACTTTACCTGTCTTAATCTGATTGTCGACTTGATGCAAAATCAGTACGCACCTATCCGGGAATGGATCCGTGGAGCGGAACGAGAACAATGTCTCTTAGCCAGTCACCTGGCCGCGTTGCTCCGACGGATGTATCAAAGGATTGCCAATCTTGCAACCGGACCAGTCGTGGACGACGTGCGCAGTAACGCCATTGTTAGccaattgacagtgaacggcCTACACGAAGAACTTGACGCCCTGAACGACGTCTTCTTTTGCGGCATTCAAGGATTGAATGTTCGGCTTTGCGAAGATTTCCTGCAGACGGTCGTTTTTGTACTTTTTTGTCTGGACTGTTACCATCACAAGAAGGCAAAGTCTTTGATGGTTGGAATTGTGGATGCCGATGTCATCCCCGAGAAGGAACCGCAGGCTCAAGTTACGGTGTTCGTCTCGGCCAAGCTTTTTCAACGACTCGAATATGCACCCTTGGTGCATATGCTAGCTGTCGCTCTCCTGCATTCCCGATCTGCGCCATTCTGGACGAGCACCCAACCACAGGGAACACGTTCCCCTGACTACATCTTTACCTCTGCCTTGGACTCAATGGGTTCTTCAGGG ATCGTCGAAAATGTATCGCCGGGTTTTGATGAGTGCGATGCCGAAAAGCTTGACTCGTTTCATCGCTTGGCCACCTGCTTTCCAACAGGTATTGCCTTTGAAGATTGCAAATTCCACCAGCATTGA
- a CDS encoding predicted protein — translation YRRMKAVPIEQRLVARRSHIHGWGLFTKSDIQKDDPIIEYMGEVIRQPIADQRERAYEISGEGSCYMFRLDMQRIVDATKIGCMARFMNHCCGPNAYAKIISVDAELGQDRKIVVFANRDISAGEEITYDYKFPVEDGSLRCTCGAPNCIGRLN, via the exons TACCGCAGGATGAAAGCCGTACCAATTGAACAGCGGCTCGTCGCGCGAAGATCGCATATTCATGGATGGGGCTTGTTTACCAAATCGGATATCCAGAAGGACGACCCAATCATCGAATATATGGGGGAAGTGATCCGACAGCCAATTGCGGATCAACGAGAACGCGCGTACGAAATTTCCGGAGAAGGTAGCTGCTACATGTTCCGTCTAGACATGCAGCGCATTGTGGATGCGACGAAGATTGGCTGCATGGCACGCTTTATGAATCATTGCTGTGGCCCAAACGCATACGCGAAAATTATTTCGGTTGACGCCGAGTTGGGTCAGGACCGCAAGATTGTGGTGTTTGCAAATCGCGACATATCCGCTGGGGAAGAGATAACGTATG ATTACAAGTTTCCGGTTGAAGATGGCAGTCTCCGGTGTACTTGCGGGGCTCCCAATTGTATTGGGCGATTGAATTAA
- a CDS encoding predicted protein, which yields KKKNKTRDSTISVNRVAYRNYEIVDTIEAGISLVGTEVKSIRNGKLNLRDGYIRPTKDGRSCILYNVHIGKHSQAGAFFQHEETRPRALLVHKAEARKFLQQTEQQGMTIVPLKAYYNDKNRVKLQIALCRGKNVRDKRVTIKERDAKREERRIIKSFRV from the coding sequence aagaagaaaaacaagacGCGGGATAGCACAATCTCCGTGAACCGGGTCGCCTACCGCAACTACGAAATTGTTGATACCATTGAGGCTGGGATATCCTTGGTCGGCACCGAAGTCAAGTCGATTCGCAACGGCAAACTCAACCTACGAGACGGTTATATTCGTCCCACTAAAGATGGGCGATCCTGCATACTTTACAACGTGCACATTGGCAAACACAGTCAGGCTGGGGCCTTCTTTCAGCATGAAGAAACCCGACCCCGTGCTCTGTTGGTAcacaaagccgaagcccGCAAGTTCCTTCAACAGACGGAACAACAAGGCATGACCATTGTGCCTTTGAAAGCCTACTACAATGATAAAAATCGCGTCAAGTTGCAAATTGCCTTGTGTCGGGGAAAAAATGTACGTGACAAGCGGGTGACGATCAAAGAGCGGGACGCCAAGCGGGAAGAACGGCGAATcatcaaatcctttcgcgTATAA